Proteins found in one Triticum aestivum cultivar Chinese Spring chromosome 4D, IWGSC CS RefSeq v2.1, whole genome shotgun sequence genomic segment:
- the LOC123100445 gene encoding serpin-ZX-like, producing MATTDSIKLSAAQQTSFALRLASAISSPSNTDSARGNVAFSPLSLHVALSLIAAGAGGATRDQLVATLGAGEAEGLHAFAEQVVQLVLADSSGAGGPRVWFANAVFSDASLPLKPSFKEVAVGKYKAEAHSVDFKTKAAEVAGQVNSWVDKVTSGLIKEILPAGSIETDTRLVLGNALYFKGTWAQKFHASDTKDDNFHLLDKTYFFQKHKTIKAPFMSSTKNQYISCFENLKVLKLPYQQGGDKRQFSMYILLPKAQDGLWSLAGKLTSEPEFLEKHIPARAVPVGQFKIPKFKISFDFEASKLFKSLGLQLPFSTEADLSEMVDSPMGQSLCVSSIFHKSFVEVNEEGTEAAAATIAVVMCRSLPAVPPMKVDFVADHPFLFVIREDVTGVVLFVGHVVNPLLAG from the exons ATGGCGACCACCGACAGCATCAAGCTCTCCGCTGCCCAGCAGACGAGCTTTGCACTGCGCCTCGCCTCCGCCATCTCCTCCCCCTCCAACACCGACAGCGCACGCGGCAACGTTGCCTTCTCTCCGCTGTCCCTCCACGTCGCCCTCAGCCTcatcgccgccggcgccggcggcgccaCCCGCGACCAGCTCGTCGCCACGCTCGGCGCAGGCGAGGCCGAGGGACTCCACGCGTTCGCCGAGCAGGTGGTGCAACTCGTGCTTGCCGACTCCTCGGGCGCTGGCGGCCCGCGCGTCTGGTTCGCCAATGCAGTCTTCTCCGACGCGTCGCTGCCGCTCAAGCCGTCCTTCAAGGAGGTGGCCGTGGGAAAGTACAAAGCCGAGGCCCACTCTGTCGACTTCAAGACTAAG GCTGCCGAAGTGGCTGGTCAAGTGAACTCATGGGTTGACAAAGTCACATCGGGTCTCATCAAAGAGATACTTCCTGCGGGGTCCATTGAGACTGATACGAGACTGGTTCTTGGGAATGCATTGTATTTCAAAGGGACTTGGGCTCAGAAATTCCATGCATCAGACACTAAAGATGATAATTTCCACCTTCTCGACAAGACATACTTCTTCCAAAAGCACAAGACAATAAAAGCGCCATTCATGTCTAGTACAAAGAACCAATATATTTCGTGTTTTGAAAACTTAAAGGTACTCAAGCTTCCTTACCAGCAAGGCGGGGACAAGAGGCAGTTCTCCATGTACATACTTCTTCCAAAAGCACAAGATGGTCTTTGGAGCTTAGCAGGGAAGTTGACCTCTGAGCCAGAGTTTCTGGAGAAGCATATCCCTGCTCGAGCGGTTCCGGTCGGGCAATTCAAGATCCCTAAGTTCAAGATATCGTTTGATTTTGAAGCGTCCAAATTGTTCAAGAGTTTGGGCCTCCAACTTCCATTCAGCACAGAAGCAGATCTTTCGGAAATGGTCGATTCCCCTATGGGACAGAGTCTATGTGTCTCATCTATATTCCACAAGTCTTTCGTAGAAGTGAATGAAGAAGGAACTGAGGCTGCCGCGGCAACTATTGCGGTAGTCATGTGTAGATCGCTTCCAGCAGTTCCTCCCATGAAGGTGGATTTTGTCgcggatcaccctttcctcttcgtgATACGAGAAGACGTGACCGGTGTGGTGCTATTCGTCGGTCATGTGGTCAATCCTCTGCTTGCAGGGTAG
- the LOC123098840 gene encoding calcium-dependent protein kinase 7 isoform X2, which translates to MGNQNGTPGNDYYNRFPREHPASRPTAAGILRQGLDPTSISVLGRKTADLREHYILGRKLGQGQFGTTYLCTEISTGCDFACKTILKRKLITKVDVEDVRREIQIMHHLSGHKNVVSIKDVYEDAQAVHIVMELLPGGELFDRIQGNGRYSEMKAAEITRIVVSIVAMCHSLGVMHRDLKPENFLLLDKDNDLSIKAIDFGLSVYFKPGQVFSELVGSPFYVAPEVLHKRYGPESDVWSAGVILYVLLSGVPPFWADTQKGIFDAVLKGHLDLESDPWPKISDSAKDLIRKMLCNCPSERLKAHEVLRHPWICQNGMATDGVLDPSVISRLKRFSAMNNLQKLALRVIAERLSEEEIAGLRELFKTVDIKNRGVITFGELRKGLTRYGNELVETEICDIMEAADTDTDVTINYKEFIAATMPLNKIEREEHLKAAFTYFDKDGSGYITVDKLQRACAEYNMEGTLLEEIILEADQNNDGQIDYAEFVAMMQGNANGGNIGLGRPTLETSLNVTLRDAAQVH; encoded by the exons ATGGGTAATCAGAATGGCACCCCCGGGAACGATTACTACAATCGGTTCCCCAGGGAGCATCCTGCTTCTAG GCCCACCGCCGCTGGTATTCTGAGGCAAGGGTTGGATCCGACATCCATCTCTGTCCTCGGGCGCAAGACAGCAGACCTAAGGGAGCATTACATCCTTGGCCGGAAGCTTGGGCAGGGCCAGTTTGGGACGACGTACCTCTGCACCGAGATAAGTACAGGGTGTGACTTCGCGTGCAAGACCATCCTCAAGCGCAAGCTCATCACCAAGGTGGATGTCGAGGATGTGCGCCGTGAGATCCAGATAATGCACCATTTGTCGGGACACAAGAACGTTGTCTCCATCAAGGATGTCTATGAGGACGCGCAGGCGGTCCACATTGTGATGGAGCTCTTGCCTGGCGGGGAGCTCTTTGACCGAATTCAGGGGAATGGCCGTTACAGTGAGATGAAGGCTGCAGAGATTACAAGAATTGTTGTCAGCATTGTGGCTATGTGCCATTCACTTGGTGTGATGCACCGCGATCTCAAGCCAGAAAATTTCCTCCTCCTTGACAAAGATAATGACCTGTCCATAAAAGCAATTGATTTTGGCCTGTCCGTCTACTTCAAGCCAG GCCAGGTTTTTAGTGAGCTAGTTGGCAGCCCGTTCTATGTTGCTCCTGAGGTGTTGCACAAACGCTATGGGCCAGAATCCGACGTGTGGTCAGCTGGAGTGATACTCTATGTATTGCTAAGTGGGGTTCCACCATTTTGGGCAG ATACACAGAAAGGCATATTTGATGCAGTTCTGAAGGGGCACCTTGATTTGGAATCAGACCCTTGGCCTAAGATATCTGACAGTGCAAAGGATCTTATAAGAAAGATGCTTTGCAATTGCCCTTCAGAGCGTTTGAAAGCCCATGAAGTGCTAC GGCATCCCTGGATCTGCCAAAATGGGATGGCCACTGACGGAGTTTTGGATCCTAGTGTTATCTCTCGGCTCAAGCGGTTCTCTGCAATGAACAATCTACAGAAATTGGCTCTGAGA GTGATAGCTGAGCGTCTTTCAGAAGAGGAGATTGCTGGATTAAGAGAATTATTCAAGACAGTGGACATAAAAAATAGAGGTGTAATCACTTTTGGTGAGCTTAGGAAAGGTCTGACAAGATATGGCAATGAATTGGTGGAGACCGAGATCTGTGATATAATGGAAGCG GCTGATACAGACACTGATGTAACCATAAACTATAAAGAATTTATTGCTGCAACCATGCCTCTAAACAAGATAGAGCGGGAAGAACACTTGAAGGCAGCTTTTACATATTTTGACAAAGATGGCAGTGGCTACATCACAGTCGACAAGCTTCAACGAGCCTGTGCAGAATATAACATGGAGGGCACTCTCCTTGAAGAGATTATTTTAGAGGCCGATCAGAACAAT
- the LOC123098840 gene encoding calcium-dependent protein kinase 7 isoform X1 produces MGNQNGTPGNDYYNRFPREHPASRYADGIEDDSYSDLKKSDKPWPDADSFRPTAAGILRQGLDPTSISVLGRKTADLREHYILGRKLGQGQFGTTYLCTEISTGCDFACKTILKRKLITKVDVEDVRREIQIMHHLSGHKNVVSIKDVYEDAQAVHIVMELLPGGELFDRIQGNGRYSEMKAAEITRIVVSIVAMCHSLGVMHRDLKPENFLLLDKDNDLSIKAIDFGLSVYFKPGQVFSELVGSPFYVAPEVLHKRYGPESDVWSAGVILYVLLSGVPPFWADTQKGIFDAVLKGHLDLESDPWPKISDSAKDLIRKMLCNCPSERLKAHEVLRHPWICQNGMATDGVLDPSVISRLKRFSAMNNLQKLALRVIAERLSEEEIAGLRELFKTVDIKNRGVITFGELRKGLTRYGNELVETEICDIMEAADTDTDVTINYKEFIAATMPLNKIEREEHLKAAFTYFDKDGSGYITVDKLQRACAEYNMEGTLLEEIILEADQNNDGQIDYAEFVAMMQGNANGGNIGLGRPTLETSLNVTLRDAAQVH; encoded by the exons ATGGGTAATCAGAATGGCACCCCCGGGAACGATTACTACAATCGGTTCCCCAGGGAGCATCCTGCTTCTAGGTATGCCGATGGGATTGAAGATGATAGCTACTCAGACTTGAAGAAATCTGACAAGCCCTGGCCCGATGCTGACTCTTTTAGGCCCACCGCCGCTGGTATTCTGAGGCAAGGGTTGGATCCGACATCCATCTCTGTCCTCGGGCGCAAGACAGCAGACCTAAGGGAGCATTACATCCTTGGCCGGAAGCTTGGGCAGGGCCAGTTTGGGACGACGTACCTCTGCACCGAGATAAGTACAGGGTGTGACTTCGCGTGCAAGACCATCCTCAAGCGCAAGCTCATCACCAAGGTGGATGTCGAGGATGTGCGCCGTGAGATCCAGATAATGCACCATTTGTCGGGACACAAGAACGTTGTCTCCATCAAGGATGTCTATGAGGACGCGCAGGCGGTCCACATTGTGATGGAGCTCTTGCCTGGCGGGGAGCTCTTTGACCGAATTCAGGGGAATGGCCGTTACAGTGAGATGAAGGCTGCAGAGATTACAAGAATTGTTGTCAGCATTGTGGCTATGTGCCATTCACTTGGTGTGATGCACCGCGATCTCAAGCCAGAAAATTTCCTCCTCCTTGACAAAGATAATGACCTGTCCATAAAAGCAATTGATTTTGGCCTGTCCGTCTACTTCAAGCCAG GCCAGGTTTTTAGTGAGCTAGTTGGCAGCCCGTTCTATGTTGCTCCTGAGGTGTTGCACAAACGCTATGGGCCAGAATCCGACGTGTGGTCAGCTGGAGTGATACTCTATGTATTGCTAAGTGGGGTTCCACCATTTTGGGCAG ATACACAGAAAGGCATATTTGATGCAGTTCTGAAGGGGCACCTTGATTTGGAATCAGACCCTTGGCCTAAGATATCTGACAGTGCAAAGGATCTTATAAGAAAGATGCTTTGCAATTGCCCTTCAGAGCGTTTGAAAGCCCATGAAGTGCTAC GGCATCCCTGGATCTGCCAAAATGGGATGGCCACTGACGGAGTTTTGGATCCTAGTGTTATCTCTCGGCTCAAGCGGTTCTCTGCAATGAACAATCTACAGAAATTGGCTCTGAGA GTGATAGCTGAGCGTCTTTCAGAAGAGGAGATTGCTGGATTAAGAGAATTATTCAAGACAGTGGACATAAAAAATAGAGGTGTAATCACTTTTGGTGAGCTTAGGAAAGGTCTGACAAGATATGGCAATGAATTGGTGGAGACCGAGATCTGTGATATAATGGAAGCG GCTGATACAGACACTGATGTAACCATAAACTATAAAGAATTTATTGCTGCAACCATGCCTCTAAACAAGATAGAGCGGGAAGAACACTTGAAGGCAGCTTTTACATATTTTGACAAAGATGGCAGTGGCTACATCACAGTCGACAAGCTTCAACGAGCCTGTGCAGAATATAACATGGAGGGCACTCTCCTTGAAGAGATTATTTTAGAGGCCGATCAGAACAAT